The following proteins come from a genomic window of Nothobranchius furzeri strain GRZ-AD chromosome 1, NfurGRZ-RIMD1, whole genome shotgun sequence:
- the p2ry10 gene encoding putative P2Y purinoceptor 10 gives MNPNTTSCSYNLESFDETLEKLYTYFYLLLFIPGLLLNTIALWVLCRHIRKKTKAVIFMINLALADLLHILSLPLRIYYYFTHTWPFGKAICLLCFYLKFFNMYTAIFFLMCISVQRYVFLLSPFTARRWRRRYDMMISMAVWVVVGMACSVFILMRSSSSSAPNVTDSTQIAPTHLTSDTAKISVHLLGANTSSLSSPASKGSCFKDLPIRKVSLHLVVIMVTFNELFGFFIPLMCIGYCSIRVAWSLTHKPEQKSASLGVTTRSRLQSILSSGQTNKSPEKPMDGEKRRALRMVLSCATLFLVCFAPYHINFLLYALESQSLVSHCPTRLAVKQFHPVSLCLASLSSCLNPLLYYFVNVEFRMHLIRTSSFTSSVFSSPLGSPTECPTQTRLLRLESSCSERKMADSFSGVD, from the exons ATGAATCCAAACACAACCTCGTGCAGCTACAATTTAGAGAGCTTTGATGAAACCTTGGAGAAGCTCTACACGTACTTCTACCTGCTGCTCTTCATCCCCGGGCTGCTGCTCAACACCATCGCTCTCTGGGTTCTCTGCAGACACATCAG GAAGAAGACCAAAGCTGTGATTTTCATGATCAACCTGGCTCTGGCAGACCTTCTCCACATCCTCTCCCTGCCCCTCAGGATCTATTATTACTTCACACACACGTGGCCTTTTGGGAAAGCCATCTGCCTGCTCTGCTTCTACCTGAAATTCTTCAACATGTACACTGCAATATTTTTCCTG ATGTGTATCAGCGTGCAGAGGTACGTCTTCCTGCTCAGCCCATTTACTGCCCGTCGCTGGAGACGCCGCTATGACATGATGATCAGCATGGCCGTGTGGGTTGTGGTCGGCATGGCCTGCTCTGTGTTTATTCTGAtgcggagcagcagcagcagtgcacCAAATGTCACGGACTCTACTCAGATCGCCCCCACCCACCTAACCTCGGACACCGCTAAGATTTCTGTGCATCTGCTGGGTGCTAACACCAGCTCGCTCAGCTCCCCCGCCAGTAAAGGGAGCTGCTTCAAAGACCTGCCCATCCGAAAAGTGTCGCTCCACCTGGTGGTCATAATGGTGACTTTCAACGAGCTGTTTGGCTTCTTCATTCCTCTCATGTGTATTGGTTACTGCTCCATACGCGTCGCCTGGTCCCTCACCCATAAACCGGAGCAGAAGTCCGCCTCGCTCGGCGTCACGACACGCAGTCGACTCCAGTCGATCCTTTCCAGCGGTCAAACAAATAAATCTCCTGAAAAGCCCATGGACGGAGAGAAGAGGCGAGCTCTGCGGATGGTGCTGAGCTGCGCCACTCTATTTTTGGTCTGCTTCGCCCCGTACCACATCAACTTCCTGCTCTACGCGTTGGAGTCTCAGAGCCTGGTGAGCCACTGCCCCACCAGGCTGGCTGTGAAGCAGTTCCACCCGGTATCTCTGTGCTTGGCCAGCCTGAGCTCCTGCCTGAATCCTCTTCTGTATTACTTTGTCAATGTTGAATTTAGAATGCACCTGATCCGcacctcctccttcacctccTCGGTCTTCTCCTCCCCGCTGGGGTCTCCGACAGAGTGTCCGACACAAACAAGACTGCTGAGGTTAGAGAGCAGCTGCTCAGAAAGGAAGATGGCTGACTCTTTCTCAGGCGTTGACTGA